A window from Bacillota bacterium encodes these proteins:
- a CDS encoding 4Fe-4S dicluster domain-containing protein encodes MIKKTFHGGYYFNCEDKPREKVIESVLPPMVVIPLKQGFGREVKPLVTVGDKVKAGQIIGRDDHGVSSPVHASINGNVERITKLKYSTGPINAVIITADSNPDWQPLAGNNRNWQLLSLEKIETLLYSSGATSLDSKGIPTRFKTSSNVGRDVSDLIIQGIEDRPYNLSLPALLAGERCTHFIEGIKILQKIMPRANIHLAINRNRREIKRELIQKTEDLKWLTFYSLPPRYPQGNDRVLAATILGKRDRKTVDAEGIAVLSVGTVLNVHDAVVEGKPVIETIIALCGPGWKENINIRVRVGTPIETITGIYLDQTNSNWMIIPNNPLTSGALADFSLPVDRTITSLTAVSKNIKVQRPWSLLSAISPLKGRGCSPNIYDEVKPCIFCGYCEEICPAGIIPHLIDKYARRNIISNELIRYGIFECVECNLCSYICPSKIPVARHIKLGQQRLIEYGFTEPEAGLKEDTVEKYCLGQEG; translated from the coding sequence CGGTGGCTATTATTTCAACTGTGAAGACAAACCCCGGGAGAAAGTGATTGAATCAGTTCTCCCACCCATGGTGGTTATACCGCTGAAACAGGGTTTTGGCCGTGAAGTTAAGCCTCTTGTTACGGTTGGGGATAAAGTTAAAGCAGGACAGATCATCGGCAGGGACGATCATGGTGTTTCCAGTCCGGTCCACGCAAGTATCAATGGAAATGTTGAAAGAATTACTAAGCTGAAATATTCAACAGGCCCGATCAATGCCGTGATTATCACGGCAGACTCTAATCCCGACTGGCAACCTTTAGCCGGAAATAACCGGAACTGGCAGTTGTTGTCCCTGGAAAAGATTGAAACACTGCTTTATTCCTCGGGAGCAACCTCTCTTGACAGTAAAGGCATACCAACCAGGTTCAAGACTTCTTCAAATGTCGGCCGTGATGTAAGCGATTTGATTATTCAGGGCATTGAAGACAGACCTTATAATCTCTCCCTGCCCGCTCTTTTAGCCGGGGAACGATGTACCCACTTTATTGAAGGAATAAAAATATTACAGAAAATAATGCCCCGGGCAAATATTCATTTAGCGATTAACCGTAACCGGCGCGAGATAAAACGGGAATTGATTCAGAAAACAGAAGATTTAAAATGGCTCACCTTCTATTCACTACCTCCCCGCTATCCGCAGGGAAATGATCGGGTGTTGGCTGCGACGATCCTTGGCAAACGTGACAGAAAAACTGTTGACGCTGAAGGTATCGCGGTTTTATCGGTAGGAACTGTTTTAAATGTCCATGATGCAGTGGTCGAAGGGAAGCCTGTGATTGAAACTATCATTGCCCTGTGCGGTCCGGGATGGAAAGAGAATATAAATATCAGAGTTCGGGTAGGGACGCCAATTGAAACAATAACCGGCATTTACCTGGATCAAACAAATTCAAATTGGATGATCATACCCAATAATCCGCTGACATCCGGAGCTCTCGCCGATTTCTCATTGCCTGTAGACAGGACTATAACCAGCCTGACAGCCGTATCGAAAAATATCAAAGTTCAGCGCCCTTGGTCATTACTTTCAGCGATCAGTCCTTTAAAAGGCAGGGGTTGCAGCCCCAATATTTATGATGAAGTAAAACCATGCATATTTTGCGGATATTGCGAAGAGATTTGCCCGGCGGGGATTATTCCTCATCTGATTGATAAATATGCTCGGAGAAACATAATCAGCAATGAGTTAATCAGGTATGGCATTTTTGAATGTGTTGAATGCAACCTCTGTTCCTATATCTGTCCCTCTAAAATTCCTGTGGCCAGGCATATAAAGCTGGGTCAGCAAAGACTTATTGAGTATGGATTTACAGAACCTGAAGCCGGGTTGAAAGAAGATACAGTTGAAAAATACTGCCTGGGGCAGGAAGGGTAA